In Musa acuminata AAA Group cultivar baxijiao chromosome BXJ2-10, Cavendish_Baxijiao_AAA, whole genome shotgun sequence, a genomic segment contains:
- the LOC135625991 gene encoding sister chromatid cohesion 1 protein 3-like — MFYSHSLLSRNGPLGTIWVAAHCFKKLKREQIAHADISSSVDKIVPEIQISYRVLAQLLLGIVRIFSKKVDYLYHDCNVALICIRKSLAPVKLTETKRANTRTRHHLIEAGHKPDHDISSSKEPIFAEPVETMRAPYHHITISVPERLALDSFDLDVPDDNDTANTSPHEQFTLQGQCLDDNNDLSCLIECNHRESVMCDEINSSCFTPVNDVLPSHMMDINLEFDEECNFSCGNAEKENLQGDVRFHGWLEEKKSLDPIMPDGESEDRLHPVKTMKPTDSDIADAVRNLPNPADPLVSQEAFSSNYKNLSAYTNKSAMVTHPTKTHNEDLSPCDLGVPSPKFTVRTPAKREHHRILKKRKNFFDETIVLSNESLRKGIHDASSLIFKRRKVPHTLLDAWKSYRIPNLQQNILEPVITCMASELKALFQSSSSFYSPIHRSANHHLESQDVDHQTSSKSTKVEHSYNKPDIEVSPPKSHADVPRTDTLGEMEVNLSLGLSGTGLDLMGQDLESQEKGTIGQDNGWSLRSRGVAQYLSSKLLHPKGEQREESLSLRQILLWSKRSDSARFFYEILILKGCQSIDVNQDSPYGDIIILPTPKLEADLRS, encoded by the exons ATGTTCTATTCGCACTCTCTCCTCTCGAGAAATGGTCCCCTGGGCACCATATGGGTCGCTGCCCATTGCTTCAAGAAACTCAAGAGGGAGCAGATTGCCCACGCCGACATCTCCTCTTCAGTTG ATAAAATTGTGCCTGAAATCCAGATATCATACAGAGTCTTAGCCCAACTTCTGCTGGGTATTGTGAGGATATTCTCAAAGAAAGTTGACTATCTCTACCATGATTGCAACGTGGCTTTGATTTGCATAAGAAAATCATTGGCTCCTGTCAAACTCACTGAAACAAAGAGAGCAAATACCAGAACACGACACCACTTGATAGAAGCAGGACACAAACCAGACCATGATATAAGTTCATCAAAAGAACCAATCTTTGCAGAACCAGTGGAAACCATGCGTGCTCCATACCATCATATTACTATCAGTGTACCTGAAAGACTGGCACTTGATTCTTTTGATCTGGATGTTCCAGATGACAA TGACACAGCCAATACCAGTCCTCATGAACAGTTTACACTTCAAG GTCAATGCCTGGATGATAACAATGACCTTTCTTGTCTGATTGAG TGCAATCACAGGGAATCAGTCATGTGCGATGAAATTAATTCTTCATGCTTTACACCTGTTAATGA TGTTCTTCCATCCCATATGATGGACATTAACCTTGAGTTCGATGAAGAGTGCAACTTTAGCTGTGGAAACGCAGAAAAGGAGAATCTTCAAGGAGATGTCAGATTTCATGGATGGCTAGAGGAGAAAAAATCATTGGATCCCATCATGCCTGATGGAGAATCAGAAGATCGGCTACATCCTGTAAAAACGATGAAGCCTACAGATTCTGATATTGCTGATGCTGTTAGGAATCTACCGAATCCAGCAGATCCTTTGGTGTCACAGGAGGCATTttcatcaaattataaaaatttgTCAGCCTATACAAATAAAAGTGCAATGGTTACACATCCCACTAAAACCCATAATGAAGATCTGTCCCCATGTGATCTAG GTGTTCCTTCTCCTAAATTTACCGTCCGGACTCCAGCTAAAAGAGAACATCATCGTATACTGAAGAAGAGAAAGAATTTCTTTGATGAAACAATAGTGCTATCCAATGA GTCTCTAAGGAAGGGAATACATGATGCTAGTAGTTTAAttttcaaaaggagaaaagtaccTCACACGCTTCTGGATGCCTGGAAGTCTTACAGAATCCCTAATCTGCAGCAGAACATTTTGGAACCTGTGATTACTT GTATGGCCTCAGAGCTCAAGGCTCTCTTTCAAAGCAGTTCCTCTTTTTATTCACCAATACATAGGTCCGCAAATCACCACTTAGAATCACAGGATGTGGATCACCAAACATCCAGCAAATCCACTAAAGTTGAACATTCCTACAACAAACCTGATATTGAAGTTTCACCTCCTAAGAGTCATGCTGATGTGCCTAGAACTGATACACTTGGTGAAATGGAGGTAAATTTATCTCTGGGTTTATCAGGCACTGGGTTGGATCTTATGGGTCAG gatcttgagtctcaggAAAAGGGTACTATTGGCCAAG ATAATGGATGGTCACTAAGAAGCAG GGGTGTGGCGCAGTATCTTTCTAGCAAACTTTTGCATCCTAAAGGTGAACAACGAGAAGAGAGTCTGAGTTTACGGCAAATTTTACTATGGAGCAAAAGATCTGACTCTGCtagatttttttatgaaattcTG ATCTTGAAGGGATGTCAAAGCATAGATGTCAATCAGGACTCTCCATACGGTGATATAATTATATTGCCAACCCCAAAACTGGAAGCAGATCTTAGAAGCTGA